In a genomic window of Sulfurisphaera tokodaii str. 7:
- a CDS encoding TrmB family transcriptional regulator translates to MSGELETTLMKLGFSLYEAKVYSALLSLCNSTIREISEKSGVPYQKVYDVIKSLENKGLVRIIEGRPKKVKIIDPSFALKIYRDKIVNEMDNYIKIITSFWNERRENETERSLHVKGIKTIIRIIKDLANKSNKIDVVYDNLPDWLIKILKNFDGNLTVVTSSNDLNLHGKIKIDNVKSRFIIFDDSLLVTFNGDDEIIIDSCKGCVIQAKEHFELLTYKSE, encoded by the coding sequence ATGAGTGGTGAATTAGAGACAACTTTAATGAAACTGGGATTTTCACTTTATGAGGCTAAAGTATATTCTGCTTTATTATCTCTATGCAATTCTACTATAAGAGAGATCTCTGAGAAGTCTGGAGTTCCATATCAGAAAGTTTATGATGTAATTAAATCACTAGAGAATAAGGGCTTAGTTAGGATAATTGAAGGAAGACCTAAAAAGGTAAAAATAATAGATCCATCTTTTGCATTAAAAATTTACAGAGATAAAATTGTTAATGAGATGGATAATTATATTAAAATAATAACATCTTTTTGGAATGAGAGAAGAGAAAACGAGACAGAGCGTAGTTTGCATGTTAAAGGTATTAAAACCATTATTCGTATAATTAAAGATCTTGCTAATAAGAGTAATAAAATTGATGTTGTCTATGATAATTTACCAGATTGGTTAATAAAAATTTTAAAAAATTTTGATGGGAATTTAACTGTAGTTACGTCATCTAATGATTTAAATTTACATGGGAAGATAAAGATAGATAACGTAAAGTCTCGATTTATAATTTTTGATGATTCTTTATTAGTAACATTTAATGGTGATGATGAAATAATAATAGACTCTTGTAAAGGGTGTGTTATTCAAGCTAAGGAACATTTTGAATTATTAACTTATAAAAGTGAATAA